The Halomonas denitrificans DNA window CTGCATCGGCAACTCCGGACCGCTGCCGGATCCGATCGAGAAGGCCGTGCGCGAGCGCGAGATGGTGGTCGCCTCGGTGCTGTCGGGCAACCGCAACTTCGAGGGCCGGATCCACGCCGAGGTGCGGACCAACTACCTGGCCTCGCCGCCGCTGGTGGTCGCCTACGCGATCGCAGGCCGGATGGACATCGACCTGATCGAGGAGCCGCTGGGCCAGGACGAGGACGGCAACGACGTCTTCCTCAAGGACATCTGGCCCGACGCCCACGAGCTGCACGACTTCATCCAGAAGACCGTGACCTCGGAGATGTACTCGCGCAACTACGCCAGCGTGTTCGAAGGCGACGAGCGCTGGAAGTCGATGGACACCCCGACCGGGGAAATGTTCGCCTGGTCCGATGACTCGACCTACGTGCAGAACCCGCCCTACTTCGAGGGCATGACCATGGACCTGCCCGAGCTCGGCGCCATCAAGGGGGCTCGCTGCCTGGCCAAGCTGGGCGACTCGGTGACCACCGACCACATCTCCCCGGCCGGTGCGATCAAGCCCGATTCGCCGGCCGGCCAGTACCTGCAGGAGCACGGGGTCTCGCCGGTCGACTTCAACAGCTACGGGTCGCGTCGCGGCAACCACGAAGTGATGATGCGGGGCACCTTCGCCAACGTCCGGATCAAGAACGAGATGGCCGAAGGCACGGAAGGCGGCTTCACCACCCACGTCGGGACCGGCGAAGTCATGCCGATCTACGACGCGGCGATGAAGTACAAGTCCGAAGGCACGCCGCTGATCGTGATCGCCGGAAAGGAGTACGGCACCGGCTCGTCGCGTGACTGGGCGGCCAAGGGCACGCTGCTGCTCGGCGTGAAGGCCGTGATCTGCGAGTCCTTCGAGCGAATCCACCGCTCGAACCTCGTCGGCATGGGCGTGCTGCCGCTGAACTTCATGGAAGGCGAGTCGCGCGAGAGCCTCGGCCTCACGGGTTTCGAGACCTACGCGATCGAGGACCTGGACATCGGCAAGTCGAAGGAAGCGACCGTGATCGCCACCGACGACGCCGGCAAGGAGACGACGTTCAAGGTCCGCGTTCGCCTGGATACGCCGAAGGAAGTCCAGTACTACAAGCACGGCGGGATCCTGCACTACGTCCTGCGCCAGTTGGCCGGCACCGACCCGGCGGACAGCGGTCGTGCCGCCGCCTGAGTCGCGTCCGGACTCGTTCAGCCTGCACCGCACAGGCCCGCCCCCGGCGGGCCTGTTGCGTTCGGGTCGAAGGATCAGGCCGGGGAAAGCCGTTCCGTAAGAAACCATCGGTGGGAACGACCGGCGCCATTCGTTCGTCGGCGGTGGGACCGCGGGCCTGCCCCGCACCGTGCTACTTCGCCTGCGGGGAGGCCTCCTCGCCGGAAAGCACCTCGTAATCACGATCGGTTGACTGCTTGGCGGTGTACATGGCCGAGTCCGCGAGGTCGAGCAGCGCCTCCCGATCGCGCGTCGTGGTCGGATAGATGACCGAGCCGATGCTGGCGCCGACCCCGACGTCGCGGTCGGCCAGCCGATAGGCGCGCCCCGCGATCGCCTCGTGGACGCGCTCTGTGAGTCGGGTCATGGTCAGGATTCCGTCGCCGGGCAGTTCTTCGAAGATCACCACGAACTCGTCGCCGCCCAGGCGAGCAACCGTGTCGCCCTCGCGCGAACAGGCGTCGAGCCGGCGGGCGACGTCCTTGAGCAGCAGATCGCCGGCCCGGTGACCGAGCGAGTCGTTGATGCTCTTGAAGCCGTCGAGATCGATGAACAACAGCCCGAAGGGCGTTTTCTGCCGGTCGCTGCGACTGCAGGCCCGCCGCATCCGGTCCAGCAGCAGGGCCCGGCTGGCCAGGCCGGTCAGGTGATCGAAATTCGCCCGCCGCAACAGGTCGAGCTCCGTTTCCCTCTGCTCGATGGCCGCGAGGACGGCGTCCGAGAGGCTTCGTCCGTCAAGATCGTCCTTGGGAAGATAGTCCTGTACGCCCGCCTTCATGGCCTCGACCGCGATGCGCTCGGTGCCCTGCCCGGTCAACATCACGACCGGGACCTCCAGGTTCTTTTCGCGCAAGCGTCGCATTACTTCGACCCCGGTATGTCCCGGCATCGAGTAATCCAGCAGCACACAGTCGAAATGATGGCGTTCGACGAGGCGCAGACATTCGGTGCTGTCGCCGGTCCCGGTGAACGTCCACTCGTGCTGCCGATCCTCGGATAGAAGATCCCGGTAATGCTCGCGATCGTCTTCGCTATCGTCGACCACGAGGAGGTGAAGCGGTTTTCTCATCGTTCAATCCTTCGGAAGGATCGCGATGCCGAGCCAGTAGTCCGTCAATTGTCGGATCGCGAACAGGAACTTGTCCAGGTCGACGGGTTTCTGGATATAGCTGTTCGCACCGAGTTCGTAGCAGTCCTCGACATCGCGCTCGTCATCGGAGGTGGTGAGGACGACGACCGGAATCCTTCTCAAGCGCGGCGTGCCCTTGATCCGGCGCAGGACTTCGCGCCCGTCGATGCCAGGAAGGTTCAGGTCGAGCAGGATGATGCCCGGAGCGGGCGAACGTTGCGGGTCCGAGTAGTCTCCCTCCCTGAGCAGATACGCCAGCGCCTCGCGGCCGTCCTCGCAGCGCAGCACCGGGTTCCTGATCCGGCTTTCCGCGGCCAGTCCTTCGGTCATGATCTCGTAGTCGTCGTCGCTGTCTTCGACGATGAGGATCGTCTGAAGCTCATCCGGATTCTTCATGCGTCGCTCGCGGTAGGGTGAAATGAATCGTCGTGCCGGTTCCCACGGTCGAGTCCAGCCAGATGCTGCCGCCGGCTTGCTCGACGATCTTCCGGACGAAGGCGAGCCCGGCGCCGGTTCCTTCGCCGTAGACCTTTTCTCCGTGCAACCGCTTGAACATCTTGAATATATCATCGTGGAACTCGGGCTCGATCCCGATTCCGTTGTCTTCCACGTGGAAGGTCACCAGGGCTTCGGTGACGCCATCGGCGTCGTTCCGAACGGGATCGGACGAGATCGTGACCCGGGGTTGCTCCTGTTCGTTGTACTTGATCCCGTTGATCACCAGATTGCGGAACACGGTCGCGATCCTTGCCGGGTCGCCGACCACCGGCGACAACTCGCCCTGCACGATGACCCGCGCGTTGCGTTCGGACAGGAACGCCGAAAGCGTATCGAGCTGTTCTTCGACGAGGCGGGCGACATCGACCGGCCGGTTCGATTCCTTCGATCGACCGATCCTGGAGAAATACAGAAGATCGCTGATCAACTGCTGCATTCGAGCGGTCAGCTTGCCGAGTCGATCGAGCTTGTGGCGTCCTCGCTCGTCGATCTGGTCCGAGTAATGCTTCAGCAGGAACTGCGAATGGTTGTTGATCGCCCGTAGCGGCTCCTTCAGGTCGTGGGAGGCGATGTAGGCGAAATCATCGAGCTGCTGGTTGCTGCGCTCGAGTTCGTCGAGGTAGCGCCGGCTCGCTTCTTCGCTTTCCTTGCGCCGGCTGATGTCCTGGATCTGCGAGATGAAGTGGCGCGGAGAGCCGTCGGCGTTCGACACAAGCGAGACCGTCAGCAGCACCCAGACCACGTGGCCCTCCTTGTGGAAATAGCGCTTCTCGATCTCGTAGCCATCGATCTCGCCGTCCAGGGTCTGCTGAAGATAGCCGAGATCCAGGTCGAGATCGTCGGGGTGGGTGATGCTCTGGAAGTCCGTGGCCAGGAGTTCGTCCTCGAAGTAGCCCACGATCCGGCAGATCGCCGGATTCACGTGCAGCCAGGACCCGTCCGGGGCCACCAGCGCAATGCCGATCGGCGAGTACTCCAGTACGGAGAGGAAGCGTTCCCGCTCGGCCCGAAGCGCCTCTTCAGCGGTCCGTTCCGCGGTGATGTCGAGGTGCGTACCGGCGATGCGGACCGGCGCGCCGTGCTCGTCGGTCTCGACGATCTTGCCGCGCGCCTGGATCCAGCGCCAGTCGCCATTGCGGTGGCGCATGCGGAAGATCGAGTTGTAGTCCGACAGCCGACCTTCCACATAGTCGATCGCCCGCTTCTGGGCAACCGGCAGGTCGTCGGGATGCAGCAGGCGTTCCCAGGTGCTGAAATCCGGTGTCAGCTCCTCCTGCCGGTAACCGACCATCTCGCACCAGGCACTGGAATACTCCACCCGCCCGGTCGGCACGTTCCAGTCCCAGAGGCCGAGCCGGCCGCCTTCCAGCGCCAGTTCGAGCTGTTCCTTGCCGCGCTCGATGGCGATCACGGCGCGCAGATACATCGACAGGGTGGCCGCGGTGATCCAGACCGCGGTGATGGCCAGGGCGCGATTGACCACGGCCGCATGGGCATCGGTTTCTCCGGGCGGCGAGGCGACATAGCCGAGAACGATGAGCGAGCTGCCGAGGGCCGCGAACAGATAGGCGGCCCGCGGGCGCCGATACCAGAGCGAAGCGAAGACCAGCGGTACGTAGGCCACGCCGACGGCGACGCCGAGCGGCGTCTGCGTGTCGAGCAGGAAGACGCCCGCGAACAGCCCTCCGGCCCACCACAAGGGGGCACGCGGTAGTTCTCGCCGGGAAACCTCGGAGGCCCACCACGTCATCATCGCGGCCGCGATCAGCAGCGCGGCTGCCGTGTGCGGCGCCATCCGAGTCCAGTCGCCCCATCCGTAGGCCGACTCGCTGCCGAACACGTAGCCGAGCAGCGCCGCCGAGGACAGCACCAGCACCAGCAGGCCGAGAACCTGCACGGCGATCATGCGTTTCACGACCTGGCGCCGCCCGGCCACGGCCAGCAGCGCGCCCGAGGAAAGGAGGAAGCAGAGCGCGGTATTGGGAGCCATCCGGCCGGGGTGGGACGTTCCGACCGTGATCCCGTGCCGGACCACCGCCTCGTCGATGCCGAGATCGATGCCGAAGACGTACTGGGCAAGCGTCGCGCAGGCGAGCAGAAGCAATGCGCCACCGGCGACGAAGATCGCCGTGCGGCCGCTTCTCCCCATCCCCACGATCGCGATGCCGAGCGTGAGCAGGCCGAGGGCAGTGTTGAACTGCATCGGCACCCAGGCCGGGGACAGCTGGACCAGCACGGCAACGTCGGCCAACCAACCGACCATGACCGCGAGCGCGACCAGCATCAGCGCCACGCCGACGGCATCGGACGGCCGAGGTTTCGGACGTCCTGCGCGGTCGATCGCGTCACGAGCCTGCTTCGAAGTCATGGTCCCCTTCGTCGAGCTCCTCGAGTCGTCACCAGCATACGAGGTCCCGGCCGGCGATGCCTGCCGGGATCGCCCTGCTCCGCCCCGTCTCAGTCCTCGATTCTCGGAATCCGCCCCGGCGTCCACGGGGCCTTGCCGGCCACCTCGTCTTCCAGTCCGTCGAGCGCGGCGTCGGCGGCTCGTAGAGCGTCCTCGACCTCGTCGTACTGCGATCGCGCGATCGCCAGCGACTGCGCCTGATTGTCCGTGACAGCGGCCAGTGCGCCCATGTGGGCCCATCCGAACATGCCCACGCGGCCGGCCAGGCCCATCGGGCGCGGTTCGTTGGCGCCGGCACGCACGTTGTCGCCGTACAGCAGCACGCCGAGGTCGGCCAGCCGTTCGTCGACGCGGTCGAGGCGGTCGCGCAGGTCGTGCGCCAGCTCCGGCGTATCGCGCAGCGCCACGTCCAGGTGGGCCGCACGGTCGCGGAGCTCGCCGAGGGCCCGGCCGGCACCCTGCACCGCGCGGCTCAGGTCGGCGGCGGCCTGCATGGTCTCGGCATGTTCGGCCAGCGAATCGGGACGGAACAGGCCGCGGTCCAGCGCCTTGACCGTGAAGGACACCGGCTCGGTCAGCGCCTCGGTTGCGCCGCCGACGCGCTTGAAGATCCGCGCGCTGTACTCGCCGGGCGCGACGAACACGCCCTGCGGCTCGCTGTCCCAGGGCGCGCGGAAGCCGCCCCCGCCCAGTTCGACCGGGTCGGGGGCCGGCGTGCGCAGGTCCCAGGCCACGCGATGCAGGCCCTTGGCCGCGGGCCCGGTGATGCGACGCACGACGTCGCCGGCACCGTCGTAGATCTCGATCAGGATCTCCGGCGCCTGCTCGCGGTCTTCCTCGCGCAGGCGGTCCCAGGACGGATACGGGTTGTCCTCGAAGCTCTTGCGGCGCTCTGCCTCCTGTTCCAGGCGCTGATCGCGGAGGCTCTTGTACCCGTCGCGCAGGTAGTAGGTGAACACGGCCCCGAACGGCGGGTTGTCGGCGGTGTAGAAGGTCTCGCCCTGGAAGCCCTTCGTGCCGTAGCCGAAGACGTCTTCGACGGCATACATCCAGGGGTCGCGGACCGGGAACATCGTCGCTTCGTTCTCGACGACCGCTTGGGCCGGGGTCCGCAGCGCGCGGTAGTCGTCGAGGATGCGGATGCCGCGGCC harbors:
- a CDS encoding GGDEF domain-containing response regulator — its product is MRKPLHLLVVDDSEDDREHYRDLLSEDRQHEWTFTGTGDSTECLRLVERHHFDCVLLDYSMPGHTGVEVMRRLREKNLEVPVVMLTGQGTERIAVEAMKAGVQDYLPKDDLDGRSLSDAVLAAIEQRETELDLLRRANFDHLTGLASRALLLDRMRRACSRSDRQKTPFGLLFIDLDGFKSINDSLGHRAGDLLLKDVARRLDACSREGDTVARLGGDEFVVIFEELPGDGILTMTRLTERVHEAIAGRAYRLADRDVGVGASIGSVIYPTTTRDREALLDLADSAMYTAKQSTDRDYEVLSGEEASPQAK
- a CDS encoding response regulator, encoding MKNPDELQTILIVEDSDDDYEIMTEGLAAESRIRNPVLRCEDGREALAYLLREGDYSDPQRSPAPGIILLDLNLPGIDGREVLRRIKGTPRLRRIPVVVLTTSDDERDVEDCYELGANSYIQKPVDLDKFLFAIRQLTDYWLGIAILPKD
- a CDS encoding PAS domain S-box protein translates to MTSKQARDAIDRAGRPKPRPSDAVGVALMLVALAVMVGWLADVAVLVQLSPAWVPMQFNTALGLLTLGIAIVGMGRSGRTAIFVAGGALLLLACATLAQYVFGIDLGIDEAVVRHGITVGTSHPGRMAPNTALCFLLSSGALLAVAGRRQVVKRMIAVQVLGLLVLVLSSAALLGYVFGSESAYGWGDWTRMAPHTAAALLIAAAMMTWWASEVSRRELPRAPLWWAGGLFAGVFLLDTQTPLGVAVGVAYVPLVFASLWYRRPRAAYLFAALGSSLIVLGYVASPPGETDAHAAVVNRALAITAVWITAATLSMYLRAVIAIERGKEQLELALEGGRLGLWDWNVPTGRVEYSSAWCEMVGYRQEELTPDFSTWERLLHPDDLPVAQKRAIDYVEGRLSDYNSIFRMRHRNGDWRWIQARGKIVETDEHGAPVRIAGTHLDITAERTAEEALRAERERFLSVLEYSPIGIALVAPDGSWLHVNPAICRIVGYFEDELLATDFQSITHPDDLDLDLGYLQQTLDGEIDGYEIEKRYFHKEGHVVWVLLTVSLVSNADGSPRHFISQIQDISRRKESEEASRRYLDELERSNQQLDDFAYIASHDLKEPLRAINNHSQFLLKHYSDQIDERGRHKLDRLGKLTARMQQLISDLLYFSRIGRSKESNRPVDVARLVEEQLDTLSAFLSERNARVIVQGELSPVVGDPARIATVFRNLVINGIKYNEQEQPRVTISSDPVRNDADGVTEALVTFHVEDNGIGIEPEFHDDIFKMFKRLHGEKVYGEGTGAGLAFVRKIVEQAGGSIWLDSTVGTGTTIHFTLPRATHEESG